Proteins co-encoded in one Lineus longissimus chromosome 11, tnLinLong1.2, whole genome shotgun sequence genomic window:
- the LOC135496179 gene encoding uncharacterized protein LOC135496179 isoform X3 — translation MAYSVTGARYARGEGSLDARNQQIFGLPLKSILKKPRADWTPPGSKKTVDPCHRCQGRVYPVDRINIEFRLCYHKECFTCSTCDRKLSLKDFHLSSGKDREIYCFRHVPSGLSNCRSISPVGRRLHRSASCPGPDRPEGFRERKEKKKHRTSFNEEDETRTYWPEFLFELSAEPEAPVRYSYIDQDSDYDPDTLDERLSDSNAREVGLNDIDESKRNSLGRKRKSWMNEHESSSKEDLAAIEDDDEGVTEQQDIMYEAFVGAYGDNLQRMDESFEREKEGLLDELTGGISSSGRPRSGVDPSTGDNPHTDMSPVAGHLNDTDNQHRQFYDPSKDLYDPNESFRERPRHDGPGISPDAILASMIMERLSGQPPVRTRVGRRLEDDENMGSKEYIPTLPYKTIRHHSGLPPDGPPHYTPRGSGRGRGRGEPYGPYHYGPYSRPGEYPTPAPRPQQKPPPPPKINAGPIIHGARPGGLERPKTPEAEPEPEREPGMIPDPVLNAVETAIEKRDANKNVPEEYTGYYIETCVGVDENFYNSPLAKRGMHPSRREYTIDELALRAKYGLRSPETRSKSLDRGLEEVRPEEYAYQSQGMVEGPSTLERGRERERVNRARKHMIMDEGSQGSLDGSKERVKPTIATKPKISDKLKQEFRSASHGRVNTPTASDKLREEFIQRAGTPTGSTERGASMEKKETKTGKIEMTDNSSSPNVKIGTVQKTVIRTHQQPNQSSGIEVVELSDTSSTGSSRPGSRPGSAGATRPQNLGGQDFMYNAMLQQSITTAVSRHGASRSVPRDQTSSMDRSMTRDPPTTANKMKRSQTSSMDRSTARRDFFEPKSEHNQGNEVSLKHGKDEKKREKGASDRSSSYSSLGSDKDSPRTRVTAEGQVETSATPGGPVVSGSTPAARSGSVQPGSVKITGGPVISGLMPETAMQGSVERDEEKKRDGRVATPLIITKTPEPGKGRKGAGERGQDLTKSGGVVTPPISAKTTELHTARDGTKDRHFKKKTETSMAYEERVQKSESTPSFRETTQDATDSFRTPNRGFEYDYEMDVSTTSNDVRPGSHKTTRIKSSGHLRDGETPKSSSKDRRRKDSSKNRKEIQRDESFDSQLSVTLHTDNSDTTYGQDSMTQAAVRGAVRDTVHDNMFGQETTLSPVTPGTNWAMMEDRFSTPKGKKDKDKKSKGGFFSLGSKRKPKRSRENSLDSTLDTTMDSTFDKKSLASMGSQDTLNETVKRSDRRTEKGKERERVKDRTVKVKDKNKRGKGKEALKEVTNQDMDSISDMYIEGDDDLLKKEDMERIGSVPMKMTSTPDGQRKVMKKPNSERKFEIVDTHDGRGRDGSRRRDENRETEYTTTKDVMNAMFVGSMERKKRSPRKKSRERKDRKEEEERLQVTELSIDEMLKEREISKEDRQRVKETSSTRAVKENSVDRRHSDKEHTSSRTHKEHTSSRTHKGGEGRHRTRSDTTGSEKESDEKHRTKANISKTRKDSEEEGQLVKKHTSKSEKSDRYIKKKKEPSDATRAIMSELLLQVGASPSRKHREGEGHDSGEDEEVVYRKVVKRRAGQSAERRRHVKRTEERTEEFEYRNGEAAAQEGKRREGRNEHLQNGRDSSYEEYKVEWNEYPEDEFENTSYSGFDVSLDEVIQEREYRKSEVFKMLLEDTAFEKKLRRLAEKRAREMEKAGDTGSEGTGSTPRSSVRSSDKSTESLDEMDLLRELEKRIEEYFEKQKQKKIKALMKKFMAEEGTRMSMLMSHEDEVLDLIALKDREMYGEILEPTLPPAPEAEPPEYSRSVLYVSADVFEELDTEVIEIAQHEQASYIELVRDLTRRCKTELDRVRAIFRWITVKDLSKIRFEADERINPESLLGMLKGIKEGKASYHDLFKRLCGYAGIHCTVIQGYSKGAGYRPGMKVEHKAFRNTWTAVNVNKSWRFVNCNWGARHYKNTSPIKQEPAGKDLCYKCDEFYFLTDPEDHIFQHFPDDKKWQLLRRPITMIEFMKLPVLKSPFFNAGLMKPTHKLEDRIYTQDGRIEIAFKMRKFPGLHCTLELIEGRTVIPEPEGHSLIRIIDEEVIFLVTPPDIGRYFFNVYVAENWKSNSLEHAAAFLIFAGDDCFDNGSNGVFPSTGVIGKTPVMKKLGIDIPPVQDPYIMISCNTWTEVTLPFTLKRDVKLSHQMKLFNRKGMYVGDYDEFVFLKYKGSKSYCVRCPREGVYALSVFAGDAKDRSPKLECIFKYLIDCESAQMTAPPFPKPSRRWIGCVLHEPISGELDVNTKYTFGLEIPDAVEVSVVIGDKWQALEFSEDSEDLWEGLVHTRSKPGVTATVFVRYDEDSDKFSPLLDYTVVGNKGATPGKL, via the exons ATGGCGTATTCAGTGACAGGGGCTCGCTACGCCCGAGGTGAAGGAAGCTTGGATGCTAGGAACCAACAGATATTCGGATTACCTTTAAAGTCTATCCTTAAGAAGCCCCGGGCGGATTGGACCCCTCCGGGATCCAAGAAGACAGTCGATCCGTGTCACCGGTGTCAGGGCAGGGTCTACCCAGTGGATAGGATAAACATCGAATTCAGACTCTGCTACCATAAGGAGTGCTTCACGTGCTCGACATGCGACAGGAAACTGTCACTAAAAGATTTTCACCTCAGTTCAGGAAAAGATAGGGAGATTTACTGTTTTAGACATGTGCCATCCGGTCTTTCAAACTGCCGGTCTATCTCCCCGGTGGGGAGGAGGTTACACCGGTCTGCCTCATGTCCGGGGCCGGATCGACCCGAGGGATTCAGGGAacggaaggagaagaagaaacacCGAACAAGCTTTAATGAAGAG GATGAAACACGGACCTATTGGCCAGAGTTCTTGTTTGAACTCAGCGCTGAACCAGAGGCACCG GTCCGATACTCTTACATCGACCAGGACTCGGACTACGACCCAGACACGCTAGACGAGCGCCTCTCAGACAGTAATGCCAGGGAGGTGGGTTTGAATGACATTGACGAGAGCAAGAGAAACTCGCTGGGAAGAAAGAGGAAGTCGTGGATGAACGAACACGAG AGTTCGTCGAAGGAAGACCTAGCAGCCATTGAGGACGATGATGAAGGAGTCACTGAGCAGCAGGATATTATGTACGAGGCTTTCGTAGGAGCATATGGTGATAATCTTCAGCGCATGGATGAATCGTTTGAGAGGGAGAAGGAGGGGCTTCTCGACGAGTTGACTGGCGGCATCAGCAGCTCCGGCAGACCGCGCAGTGGAGTCGATCCGTCAACTGGAGACAACCCGCACACAGATATGTCTCCTGTGGCTGGTCATCTGAACGATACCGACAACCAACACCGCCAGTTTTACGATCCAAGCAAAGACCTTTACGACCCGAATGAATCCTTTCGGGAACGTCCGAGGCATGACGGACCTGGCATTTCACCTGATGCTATTCTAGCCTCAATGATTATGGAGAGGTTAAGTGGCCAGCCACCTGTTCGTACGAGAGTAGGTAGAAGGTTGGAGGATGATGAAAACATGGGAAGTAAGGAGTACATTCCGACATTACCGTATAAAACAATCAGGCACCACTCGGGTTTGCCTCCGGATGGACCACCGCATTACACACCACGCGGATCTGGCCGTGGACGGGGCCGTGGTGAACCATACGGGCCTTATCATTATGGACCATACTCGAGGCCTGGTGAATATCCAACGCCTGCCCCTAGACCACAGCAGAAACCACCGCCGCCACCAAAGATTAACGCTGGGCCTATCATACACGGTGCTAGACCAGGAGGACTCGAACGACCAAAGACTCCTGAagcagaaccagaaccagaacgaGAACCTGGAATGATTCCTGATCCTGTCTTAAATGCTGTCGAGACGGCCATAGAGAAGAGAGATGCGAATAAAAATGTACCTGAAGAATACACTGGATACTACATTGAGACATGTGTTGGAGTTGATGAGAATTTCTACAACTCGCCACTGGCTAAGAGGGGTATGCATCCATCAAGAAGGGAATATACAATAGATGAATTAGCACTCAGAGCGAAATATGGCCTGCGATCGCCTGAAACTCGATCGAAGTCTTTGGATCGTGGTTTAGAGGAGGTGCGACCTGAGGAGTATGCCTATCAGTCGCAGGGAATGGTGGAGGGGCCTTCTACCTTGGAGCGCGGACGTGAAAGAGAAAGGGTAAACCGAGCAAGAAAGCACATGATAATGGATGAAGGATCACAAGGATCTCTTGATGGAAGCAAGGAAAGGGTGAAACCAACCATTGCAACAAAACCAAAGATCTCCGATAAATTGAAACAGGAGTTCCGATCGGCTTCCCATGGGCGGGTTAACACGCCTACTGCCAGTGACAAGTTGAGAGAGGAGTTCATACAGCGGGCTGGTACACCAACAGGGAGCACTGAAAGGGGCGCCTCTATGGAGAAGAAGGAAACCAAAACTGGTAAAATAGAGATGACAGATAACTCAAGCTCGCCAAATGTTAAGATCGGAACTGTTCAGAAGACAGTCATAAGAACACATCAACAACCTAACCAATCATCGGGCATTGAAGTGGTAGAGCTCAGTGATACATCATCAACAGGATCGTCGAGACCGGGGTCAAGACCTGGTTCAGCTGGTGCTACGCGTCCACAGAATCTGGGAGGGCAGGACTTCATGTATAATGCCATGCTGCAGCAGTCCATTACGACGGCTGTGTCCCGCCACGGTGCTTCACGGTCTGTACCAAGAGACCAGACATCATCAATGGACCGATCAATGACAAGAGATCCACCAACAACAGCAAACAAAATGAAACGGAGTCAAACCAGTTCCATGGACAGGTCGACCGCGAGAAGGGATTTCTTTGAACCCAAGTCGGAACACAATCAAGGGAATGAGGTATCCTTGAAACATGGGAAAGATGAGAAGAAGAGGGAAAAAGGTGCTTCTGACCGATCCAGTTCTTACTCCAGCCTTGGGAGTGATAAGGACAGTCCCCGAACTCGAGTCACTGCAGAAGGTCAGGTTGAAACTTCCGCGACCCCAGGGGGACCAGTTGTTTCTGGGAGCACACCTGCTGCCCGGAGTGGTAGTGTTCAACCAGGGAGTGTAAAGATTACAGGCGGACCAGTCATATCAGGGCTCATGCCAGAAACAGCAATGCAAGGATcagttgagagagatgaggagaAGAAAAGAGATGGGAGGGTTGCTACACCATTGATCATCACTAAGACTCCAGAGCCTGGAAAAGGCCGCAAAGGAGCAGGCGAAAGGGGTCAGGATCTCACGAAGAGTGGAGGGGTTGTCACGCCCCCTATAAGCGCGAAAACCACAGAGCTTCACACTGCAAGGGATGGAACAAAAGACAGGCACTTCAAGAAGAAAACCGAAACCTCCATGGCTTATGAAGAAAGGGTTCAGAAATCAGAATCTACGCCGTCCTTTAGAGAGACAACTCAAGATGCAACAGATTCGTTCAGGACGCCAAATAGGGGATTCGAATATGACTATGAGATGGATGTTTCCACAACATCTAATGATGTGAGGCCTGGTTCTCATAAGACCACACGGATCAAATCAAGTGGTCATCTAAGGGATGGAGAGACACCAAAATCTAGTTCGAAGGATCGCCGCAGAAAAGACTCGTCAAAGAACCGCAAAGAAATTCAACGTGACGAATCTTTTGATAGTCAGTTATCTGTCACGTTGCACACAGACAACAGTGATACTACTTACGGGCAGGACAGTATGACCCAGGCTGCTGTTAGGGGTGCTGTTAGGGACACTGTGCATGACAACATGTTTGGCCAGGAGACGACCTTATCCCCTGTAACACCTGGCACAAATTGGGCAATGATGGAGGATCGCTTCTCCACCCCGAAGGGAAAGAAGGATAAGGATAAGAAGTCTAAAGGTGGTTTCTTTTCATTAGGATCGAAACGCAAACCCAAGAGATCAAGAGAGAACTCACTTGATTCAACGTTGGACACCACAATGGACTCGACGTTTGATAAGAAGTCGCTTGCTTCTATGGGTTCACAGGATACCCTGAATGAGACCGTGAAACGGAGTGATCGCAGGACGGAGAAAGGGAAGGAGAGGGAAAGGGTTAAGGATAGAACGGTTAAGGTAAAGGATAAGAACAAGCGGGGAAAGGGGAAGGAAGCGTTGAAGGAGGTCACTAACCAGGACATGGATAGTATATCAGACATGTACATCGAGGGTGATGATGACTTGCTGAAGAAAGAAGACATGGAAAGGATAGGCTCCGTACCCATGAAGATGACCTCCACACCGGATGGTCAGCGCAAGGTCATGAAAAAACCCAATTCTGAACGAAAGTTTGAAATTGTTGACACGCATGACGGTAGGGGTCGAGATGGGAGCAGGCGAAGGGATGAGAATCGGGAGACCGAGTACACAACTACCAAGGATGTGATGAATGCGATGTTTGTTGGTTCCATGGAACGGAAGAAGCGGTCACCGAGAAAGAAGAGTAGGGAAAGGAAAGATAGAAAAGAGGAGGAGGAGAGACTACAAGTGACTGAACTTAGCATTGATGAAATGTTGAAGGAGAGAGAGATTTCAAAGGAGGATAGGCAGCGGGTAAAAGAAACCAGTTCCACTCGAGCCGTGAAGGAGAATAGTGTCGATCGGAGGCACAGCGACAAGGAGCACACGTCCTCCAGGACTCACAAGGAGCACACGTCATCTAGGACTCACAAGGGCGGGGAAGGTAGACACAGAACCAGGAGTGACACGACTGGCAGTGAGAAAGAGAGTGATGAGAAACATCGAACAAAGGCGAACATTTCTAAAACTCGGAAAGATAGCGAAGAGGAGGGACAACTTGTGAAAAAGCACACTTCCAAATCGGAGAAGAGTGATCGGTAtattaaaaagaaaaaggaaccCAGTGATGCAACTCGTGCCATTATGTCAGAGTTATTACTTCAAGTTGGTGCTAGCCCGAGCCGGAAACATCGCGAGGGTGAGGGGCATGATAGTGGGGAGGATGAGGAAGTTGTTTACAGGAAGGTGGTCAAGAGACGGGCGGGACAGAGTGCGGAGAGGCGGCGGCACGTAAAGCGCACGGAGGAACGAACCGAGGAGTTTGAATACAGGAATGGTGAGGCCGCAGCGCAAGAGGGCAAACGTAGGGAAGGCAGAAATGAACATCTGCAGAATGGTCGTGACAGTTCGTATGAGGAATACAAAGTCGAATGGAACGAGTACCCTGAGGATGAGTTTGAGAACACATCTTACTCAGGGTTCGATGTAAGTTTAGATGAAGTGATTCAGGAACGTGAGTATCGTAAGAGCGAAGTGTTTAAAATGTTATTGGAGGATACAGCCTTTGAGAAGAAGCTACGGCGGCTGGCGGAAAAGCGGGCGCGAGAGATGGAGAAGGCTGGAGACACGGGGAGTGAGGGGACGGGAAGCACGCCACGGAGCTCGGTCAGATCCTCTGACAAGTCAACCGAGAGTCTGGATGAAATGGACCTCTTACGGGAACTGGAGAAACGAATCGAGGAGTACTTTGAGAagcagaaacagaagaagatCAAGGCCTTGATGAAGAAGTTCATGGCGGAGGAAGGCACCCGGATGTCTATGCTAATGAGTCACGAGGATGAAGTCCTGGACTTGATTGCACTTAAG GATCGTGAGATGTATGGCGAGATCCTAGAGCCCACCCTACCCCCTGCCCCAGAGGCCGAGCCTCCTGAATACAGCCGCTCCGTGCTGTACGTCAGCGCTGATGTGTTTGAGGAGTTAGATACTGAAGTCATTGAG ATTGCCCAACACGAGCAAGCCAGTTACATCGAGTTGGTGAGGGATCTGACCAGAAGGTGCAAGACAGAATTAGACAGAGTGAG GGCGATCTTCCGTTGGATCACGGTAAAGGACCTAAGCAAGATCCGCTTTGAGGCTGACGAGCGAATCAACCCGGAGAGTCTCCTCGGTATGCTGAAAGGGATCAAAGAGGGCAAGGCCAGCTATCACGACCTATTCAAGAGGCTTTGTGG TTATGCTGGTATACACTGCACAGTCATCCAAGGCTACTCTAAGGGTGCCGGCTACAGACCAGGAATGAAGGTGGAACACAAGGCTTTCAGGAACACATGGACAGCAGTCAACGTCAACAAATCCTGGCGGTTTGTCAACTGCAACTGGGGAGCGAGACATTACAAAAATACTTCGCCCATCAAACAAGAACCGGCTGGGAAAGACTTGTGTTACAAGTGCGATGAGTTCTACTTCCTCACGGATCCTGAGGATCATATCTTCCAACATTTCCCTGATGATAAGAAGTGGCAGCTGTTGCGGCGCCCGATCACCATGATCGAGTTCATGAAACTGCCGGTCCTCAAGTCTCCCTTCTTCAATGCTGGCCTGATGAAGCCCACGCACAAACTGGAGGACAGGATCTATACGCAAGATGGTCGAATCGAAATCGCTTTCAAGATGCGCAAGTTCCCTGGCTTGCATTGTACCCTTGAATTAATCGAGGGGAGGACTGTTATCCCTGAGCCAGAAGGACATTCGCTCATACGAATCATTGACGAGGAAGTTATATTCCTCGTGACACCACCCGACATCGGCCGCTATTTCTTCAACGTTTATGTTGCAGAGAACTGGAAATCGAACTCTCTGGAACACGCAGCCGCATTCCTTATCTTTGCCGGGGATGACTGCTTTGACAATGGCTCAAATGGTGTCTTCCCCTCGACGGGGGTCATCGGGAAGACGCCGGTGATGAAGAAGCTTGGGATTGACATTCCCCCAGTACAGGACCCATACATAATGATCTCCTGCAACACGTGGACTGAAGTGACTCTGCCTTTCACTCTAAAGCGTGACGTGAAACTGTCCCACCAAATGAAACTGTTCAATCGAAAAGGAATGTATGTCGGTGACTACGATGAATTTGTCTTTCTGAAATACAAGGGGAGTAAGTCATATTGCGTCCGGTGTCCGCGAGAGGGCGTGTACGCGTTGTCAGTGTTTGCAGGCGATGCAAAGGACCGCAGCCCTAAACTAGAATGCATCTTTAAATACTTAATAGACTGCGAGTCTGCTCAAATGACCGCTCCGCCTTTCCCGAAGCCGTCCAGACGGTGGATTGGTTGTGTCTTACACGAACCAATCAGTGGTGAACTTGACGTGAACACCAAGTATACATTTGGGTTAGAGATCCCGGACGCAGTCGAAGTTTCCGTTGTCATTGGCGACAAGTGGCAGGCTTTGGAATTCTCTGAAGATAGTGAGGACTTGTGGGAGGGGCTTGTGCACACGAGGAGTAAGCCGGGTGTGACAGCTACGGTGTTCGTGCGCTACGATGAAGACTCTGATAAATTCTCGCCTCTCTTGGACTATACTGTTGTCGGCAATAAGGGGGCCACACCGGGGAAGTTGTGA